A window of Sphingobacterium sp. SRCM116780 contains these coding sequences:
- a CDS encoding bile acid:sodium symporter family protein, translating into MMKIKIDSFVIGLFVAIILAYIYPNLALIEGRYSLDSITTLGISFIFFFYGLKLSFSDLKAGLSNWKLHLLVHLSTFILFPLLVLIFLPFVKTEIQQQFWLSFFFLAALPSTVSSSVVMVSIAKGNMPAAIFNASISGIIGVIVTPLWMGLFLTVDHEFDFGHVYLSLFLEIILPVILGVVLQPYFGKWARKFSKGLSTFDKIIILLIVYKSFADSFIEKIFDTVDVWYFIAVFLGVIVLFGLVYFLIWYSASKLLKFPIEDQITAIFCGSKKSLTHGSVFAKIIFTHVGLGFGLVFFPIMIYHAFQIFVASIIAQRYAKRMDVKN; encoded by the coding sequence ATGATGAAAATAAAAATAGATTCCTTTGTTATTGGGTTATTTGTGGCTATTATTTTAGCTTATATTTATCCTAATTTGGCTTTGATAGAAGGTCGGTATTCCTTAGATTCAATCACAACATTAGGCATTTCCTTTATCTTCTTCTTTTATGGATTAAAATTGAGTTTTTCTGATTTAAAGGCAGGGCTATCCAATTGGAAACTACATCTGTTGGTTCATTTGTCCACCTTTATTCTTTTTCCATTATTGGTCTTGATTTTTCTACCTTTTGTAAAAACAGAGATACAACAGCAGTTCTGGCTTTCATTTTTCTTTTTGGCGGCATTACCTTCTACGGTTTCTTCTTCCGTGGTCATGGTATCGATTGCAAAAGGAAATATGCCTGCTGCTATTTTTAATGCAAGCATTTCAGGGATTATTGGTGTGATAGTCACGCCTCTTTGGATGGGTTTGTTTTTAACAGTTGATCATGAATTTGATTTTGGACATGTTTATTTGAGCTTGTTTTTGGAGATTATACTTCCTGTAATATTAGGAGTGGTCTTACAGCCTTATTTTGGTAAATGGGCACGTAAGTTTTCAAAGGGACTCAGTACATTTGATAAAATAATTATTCTTTTGATTGTTTATAAAAGTTTTGCCGATTCTTTTATTGAAAAGATCTTTGATACTGTAGACGTTTGGTATTTTATAGCTGTTTTTTTAGGTGTAATAGTCCTGTTCGGTTTGGTGTACTTTCTGATTTGGTATAGTGCTAGTAAACTATTGAAATTTCCAATTGAAGATCAAATTACTGCCATTTTTTGTGGATCAAAAAAGTCGTTAACTCATGGATCTGTATTTGCGAAAATTATTTTCACACACGTTGGATTGGGATTCGGACTTGTCTTTTTCCCCATTATGATTTATCATGCTTTTCAGATATTTGTTGCGAGTATCATTGCACAACGCTATGCGAAAAGAATGGATGTTAAAAACTAA
- a CDS encoding cation diffusion facilitator family transporter: MSKQKRLVLLSLMTGLGLMIIKFVAYFLTASNAIFTDAAESIVNVIASSFAFYSIHLASQPKDGNHPYGHGKVEFFSVFLEGGLIFIAGSIILVKACYNIFFPSTLANLEEGISLIAITGFINFAIGFYIMKRGRALGSLTLEADGKHLQVDAYSTFGLIVGLILMKLTGLKWIDLGISFVLGGFILYSGYKLLRQSIGGLMDESDVEIIKEVVDVLQENRKPDWIDIHNFRVQRYGHELHVDCHLTLPNYYSLTKVHDEISILDKTVNTKMSIKTEFFIHADPCLPECCHYCQVKDCPIRSTEFQAPIEWTVENVTPNRKHFLS, translated from the coding sequence ATGTCTAAACAAAAACGATTGGTCTTACTCTCCTTAATGACGGGATTAGGACTGATGATCATCAAGTTTGTAGCCTATTTCTTAACGGCATCCAATGCGATATTTACAGATGCTGCAGAAAGTATTGTAAATGTAATTGCCTCTAGTTTCGCTTTCTATAGCATCCATTTGGCCTCTCAACCTAAAGATGGTAACCATCCTTATGGACATGGTAAGGTGGAATTCTTTTCTGTTTTTTTGGAAGGGGGATTAATTTTCATTGCAGGATCCATTATTTTGGTCAAGGCCTGTTATAATATCTTTTTTCCATCTACATTGGCTAACTTGGAAGAAGGGATTAGTCTTATTGCGATTACAGGATTCATTAATTTTGCCATTGGATTTTATATCATGAAAAGAGGCCGTGCACTGGGATCGTTAACATTGGAAGCAGATGGAAAACATCTACAGGTCGATGCTTACAGTACTTTTGGTCTTATTGTTGGTTTGATTCTGATGAAATTGACTGGATTAAAATGGATTGATCTTGGGATTTCTTTTGTTCTGGGAGGTTTTATTTTATATAGTGGTTACAAACTGCTTCGCCAGTCTATTGGTGGATTAATGGACGAATCTGATGTAGAGATTATCAAAGAGGTGGTCGATGTATTGCAAGAAAACCGTAAACCGGACTGGATTGATATCCATAATTTTCGCGTGCAACGCTATGGACATGAGTTGCATGTTGATTGTCATTTAACGTTACCGAACTATTACTCCTTGACGAAAGTACATGATGAAATTTCTATTTTAGATAAAACTGTCAATACAAAAATGTCTATTAAAACAGAGTTTTTTATACATGCGGATCCTTGTTTACCAGAATGCTGTCATTATTGTCAAGTAAAAGATTGTCCTATACGCTCTACAGAATTCCAGGCTCCTATCGAATGGACGGTAGAAAATGTGACTCCAAATCGTAAACATTTTCTTTCTTAA
- the lepA gene encoding translation elongation factor 4, with product MKQIRNFCIIAHIDHGKSTLADRLLEFTNTVTQREAQAQLLDNMDLERERGITIKSHAIQMNYTQDGQEYILNLIDTPGHVDFSYEVSRSIAACEGALLIVDASQGIQAQTISNLYLALEHDLEIIPVLNKMDLPGAMPEEVKDQIIDLIGGNREDIIPASGKTGLGIPDILKAIIKRVPAPVGDPTGPLQALIFDSVFNSFRGIMAYFKVENGEIRKGDKVKFVATGKEYTADEIGTLKLNQVAKDVVRTGDVGYIISGIKEAREVKVGDTITHKERPCESAIQGFEEVKPMVFAGIYPVDTEDYEELRESMHRLQLNDASLVFEPESSAALGFGFRCGFLGMLHMEIIQERLEREFDMTVITTVPNVSYKAYLTKDKEEVQVHNPSDLPDPSKLDAIEEPYIKANIITKSDFVGPIMSLCIQKRGTIVNQSYLTSNRVELIFEMPMGEIVFDFYDKLKTISKGYASFDYTQIGYRQSDLVRLDIRLNDEPVDALSSLIHRSNAYDFGKKICEKLKELLPRQQFEIRIQASIGMKIIARETISALRKDVTAKCYGGDISRKRKLLEKQKKGKKRMRQVGNVEIPQSAFMAVLKLD from the coding sequence ATGAAGCAAATACGTAATTTCTGTATCATCGCTCACATTGATCATGGTAAAAGTACATTGGCCGATCGATTATTGGAGTTTACCAATACTGTTACGCAACGTGAAGCGCAGGCACAATTACTAGATAATATGGATTTGGAACGTGAACGTGGTATTACTATCAAGAGTCACGCAATCCAAATGAATTATACACAAGACGGTCAAGAGTATATCTTAAACTTAATTGATACACCTGGGCACGTCGATTTTTCGTACGAAGTATCTCGTTCTATTGCAGCCTGTGAAGGTGCCTTATTGATTGTAGATGCCTCCCAAGGAATACAAGCACAAACAATTTCCAATCTTTATTTGGCTTTAGAGCATGATTTGGAGATTATTCCAGTTTTAAATAAAATGGATCTTCCTGGAGCGATGCCTGAGGAAGTGAAAGATCAGATTATTGATTTAATCGGAGGTAATCGAGAAGATATTATTCCAGCATCAGGAAAAACTGGTTTAGGTATTCCAGATATTTTGAAGGCGATTATAAAACGTGTACCTGCACCGGTAGGTGATCCAACAGGGCCATTACAAGCCTTGATTTTTGACTCTGTATTCAATTCTTTCCGTGGTATCATGGCTTATTTTAAAGTAGAAAACGGAGAGATTCGCAAAGGTGATAAAGTGAAATTTGTTGCTACAGGCAAGGAATATACCGCTGATGAGATCGGTACTTTAAAATTAAATCAAGTTGCTAAAGATGTAGTTAGAACTGGTGATGTAGGTTACATCATCTCTGGTATTAAAGAAGCACGTGAAGTAAAAGTTGGAGATACAATTACCCATAAAGAGAGACCTTGTGAGTCAGCTATTCAGGGGTTTGAAGAAGTAAAACCGATGGTATTTGCGGGTATTTACCCTGTTGATACCGAGGATTATGAAGAGTTGCGCGAATCTATGCATCGTCTACAATTGAATGATGCTTCTTTGGTGTTTGAACCAGAATCTTCTGCTGCTTTAGGGTTTGGATTTCGATGTGGTTTCTTAGGAATGCTGCACATGGAAATTATTCAAGAGCGTCTGGAGCGAGAGTTTGACATGACTGTGATTACGACAGTTCCCAATGTATCTTATAAGGCATATCTAACGAAAGATAAAGAAGAGGTTCAAGTACACAATCCATCAGACTTGCCAGATCCAAGTAAATTGGATGCTATTGAAGAGCCTTATATCAAAGCAAACATCATTACAAAATCTGATTTTGTAGGACCCATTATGTCACTGTGTATTCAAAAACGAGGTACCATTGTTAATCAATCGTATTTGACATCTAATCGTGTTGAATTGATTTTTGAGATGCCAATGGGAGAGATCGTATTTGATTTTTATGATAAATTAAAGACCATTTCTAAAGGTTACGCATCTTTTGATTATACTCAAATTGGTTATCGTCAATCTGATTTAGTTCGTTTGGATATCCGTTTGAATGATGAACCTGTAGATGCATTATCTTCTTTGATCCATAGGAGTAATGCCTATGATTTTGGTAAAAAAATCTGTGAAAAATTAAAAGAACTATTACCTCGTCAACAGTTTGAAATTCGTATTCAAGCTTCTATCGGAATGAAAATTATCGCACGTGAAACCATTTCTGCATTACGTAAAGATGTAACTGCAAAATGTTATGGTGGTGATATTTCGCGTAAACGTAAACTTTTAGAGAAACAGAAAAAAGGTAAAAAACGTATGCGTCAAGTGGGTAACGTAGAAATTCCGCAATCGGCATTTATGGCTGTATTGAAATTAGATTAG
- a CDS encoding bifunctional 5,10-methylenetetrahydrofolate dehydrogenase/5,10-methenyltetrahydrofolate cyclohydrolase encodes MNLLDGKLVSAKIKEDIKKDAAEFTAKAGRKPHLVAILVGNDGGSETYVASKMRNCELVGFESTNIRYDVDVTEEELIAKIEEINADERIDGLIVQLPLPKHIDPDKITEAIDYRKDVDGFHPINLGRMQRNLPCFIPATPYGIMLMLDHYNIETAGKHAVVVGRSNIVGSPMSILLARNANPGNCTVTLTHSRTKDLKTEVLRADIIVAAIGKKNFVTADMVKDGAVVIDVGINREDSSETKSGFKLYGDVDFDQVAPKASWITPVPGGVGLMTIVGLLKNTLEAAKGTVYSRG; translated from the coding sequence ATGAATTTATTAGACGGTAAACTCGTATCAGCGAAAATAAAAGAAGACATCAAAAAGGATGCTGCTGAATTTACAGCGAAAGCTGGACGTAAACCTCATTTGGTTGCTATCCTTGTTGGAAATGACGGTGGTAGTGAAACTTATGTAGCGAGTAAAATGCGTAATTGTGAATTAGTAGGCTTTGAGTCTACGAATATTCGTTACGATGTTGATGTGACCGAAGAAGAATTGATTGCTAAGATTGAAGAAATTAATGCGGATGAACGTATTGATGGTTTGATCGTACAATTGCCTCTTCCAAAACATATCGATCCAGATAAAATCACAGAAGCAATAGATTACCGTAAAGATGTTGATGGTTTTCACCCGATTAATTTAGGTAGAATGCAACGCAATTTACCTTGTTTTATTCCAGCTACTCCTTATGGAATTATGTTGATGTTGGATCATTACAACATTGAAACAGCAGGTAAGCATGCGGTAGTAGTAGGTAGAAGTAATATTGTTGGATCGCCAATGAGTATTCTTCTGGCTCGTAATGCTAATCCTGGAAACTGTACTGTAACCTTAACACATAGCCGTACAAAAGATCTTAAAACAGAAGTTCTACGTGCTGATATTATTGTTGCTGCAATAGGAAAGAAAAATTTTGTAACTGCTGATATGGTGAAGGATGGGGCTGTTGTGATTGATGTCGGAATCAATAGGGAAGATTCTTCAGAAACAAAATCAGGATTTAAATTATATGGAGACGTTGATTTTGATCAGGTTGCTCCAAAAGCATCTTGGATTACTCCTGTACCAGGAGGGGTAGGATTAATGACGATTGTTGGTCTATTAAAGAATACATTAGAAGCCGCAAAAGGTACTGTATACTCAAGAGGATAA
- the hisD gene encoding histidinol dehydrogenase codes for MLKTFEYAKLTAADLQQITKRNTDPANTIQDTVLDIIQEVRQKGDQALINYAKQFDKVELEKLYLETDEIDALASTINRDQQRALEIAFQNIHKFHSSQVKRERVVETMPGVKCWREIRPIEKVGLYIPGGSAVLPSTLLMLGIPARIAGCKEIVVCSPPQKSGKINGFVAYCLRLLKIERIYLVGGAQAVAAMAFGTETIPQVDKIFGPGNQFVTKAKSIVQGISNVSIDMPAGPSEVLVIADETANPAFIAADLLAQAEHGADSQAVLVATSKSIIAEVNLELEKQLAVLPRFELASKAIENSYAILVQDLQQAILFSNQYAPEHLILETDQWEPFVRFILNAGSVFLGHLTPESAGDYASGTNHTLPTSGYARSYSGVSVDSFVKKVTFQHISSEGLINIGSTVEILAELEGLQAHKNAVTIRKEK; via the coding sequence ATGCTTAAAACTTTTGAATACGCGAAATTAACAGCCGCAGATCTGCAGCAGATAACAAAGCGGAATACAGATCCTGCTAACACTATTCAAGATACGGTATTGGATATCATCCAAGAAGTACGTCAAAAGGGAGATCAAGCTTTAATCAATTATGCAAAGCAATTTGACAAAGTTGAATTAGAAAAACTGTATCTTGAAACTGATGAAATTGATGCTTTAGCCTCTACCATTAACCGAGATCAGCAAAGAGCTTTAGAAATAGCCTTTCAAAATATTCATAAATTCCATTCTTCACAGGTTAAACGTGAACGGGTAGTGGAAACCATGCCAGGTGTGAAATGTTGGAGAGAAATTCGCCCTATCGAAAAAGTAGGACTTTATATTCCTGGTGGTTCAGCTGTACTACCCAGCACCTTACTGATGTTAGGTATACCCGCACGTATAGCCGGTTGTAAAGAAATTGTCGTTTGCTCCCCTCCTCAAAAAAGTGGTAAAATCAATGGCTTTGTAGCCTATTGCTTACGATTGTTGAAAATCGAACGTATCTACCTTGTTGGAGGAGCACAGGCCGTCGCGGCAATGGCATTTGGTACTGAAACCATCCCACAAGTAGATAAAATTTTTGGACCAGGAAATCAATTTGTTACGAAAGCAAAAAGCATTGTTCAAGGAATTTCTAATGTAAGTATTGATATGCCTGCAGGTCCTTCTGAAGTGTTAGTAATCGCCGATGAAACAGCAAATCCAGCTTTTATAGCTGCCGATTTATTAGCACAAGCAGAACACGGCGCAGATAGTCAGGCGGTTTTGGTTGCTACATCAAAATCAATCATAGCAGAAGTAAATTTGGAGTTAGAAAAACAATTAGCTGTTTTACCTCGTTTCGAATTAGCAAGTAAAGCTATTGAGAATTCCTATGCTATTCTAGTTCAGGATTTGCAGCAAGCAATTTTGTTTAGTAATCAATATGCACCCGAACACCTGATCTTAGAAACAGATCAATGGGAACCATTCGTGCGTTTTATTTTAAATGCTGGATCTGTATTTTTAGGTCATCTGACACCTGAAAGTGCGGGTGATTATGCATCAGGAACAAATCATACACTCCCGACCTCTGGCTATGCCCGATCATATTCAGGTGTTTCGGTAGATTCTTTTGTCAAAAAGGTAACCTTTCAACACATCAGTTCCGAAGGACTTATAAACATCGGCTCTACTGTTGAGATTCTAGCAGAATTAGAAGGTCTACAAGCCCATAAAAATGCGGTAACTATTCGTAAAGAAAAATAA
- the hisG gene encoding ATP phosphoribosyltransferase, whose product MKNLKIAIQKSGRLNEKSVQLLKNCGLDFENYKSSLITTVSNFPLEILFLRDDDIPGYVEQGIADLGIVGENVIDETESQVNYLQRLGFGKCTLKLAVQKDSTIENLKDLNGKSIATSYPVILKKFLDEYQIKADIQMISGSVEIAPGLGLSDAICDIVSTGGTLKSNGLKQFADVRKSEAILIGRQGLEDNEILTELRQRIQSVLLAKETKYVVLNVEKTNLPTIMTLLHGVKSPTVVPLAEEGWVAVHTVISEDDFWGKINKLKSAGAQGIVVMPIEKIIM is encoded by the coding sequence TTGAAAAATCTTAAAATTGCTATCCAAAAATCGGGTAGATTAAACGAAAAATCAGTTCAATTACTTAAAAACTGTGGTCTTGACTTCGAAAATTATAAAAGTTCTTTAATAACAACCGTTTCTAACTTTCCACTTGAAATACTTTTCCTTCGGGATGATGATATCCCAGGATATGTAGAACAAGGAATTGCTGATTTAGGGATTGTAGGTGAAAACGTCATTGATGAAACAGAATCTCAGGTTAATTATTTACAACGTTTAGGATTTGGAAAATGCACACTCAAATTAGCCGTTCAAAAAGACAGCACTATTGAAAATTTAAAAGATCTAAATGGTAAATCAATCGCAACTTCATATCCCGTTATTCTAAAGAAATTTTTAGATGAATATCAAATTAAAGCAGATATTCAAATGATTTCGGGATCCGTTGAAATTGCACCAGGGTTGGGATTAAGTGATGCTATATGCGATATTGTTTCCACAGGTGGAACGTTAAAAAGCAATGGGTTAAAGCAATTTGCTGACGTGCGCAAATCTGAAGCCATCTTAATCGGTAGACAAGGGCTGGAAGACAATGAAATTCTAACAGAATTACGACAAAGAATACAATCTGTGCTATTAGCGAAAGAAACTAAATATGTTGTTCTCAATGTAGAGAAAACAAACTTACCAACCATTATGACACTTTTGCATGGTGTTAAATCACCCACAGTTGTTCCTCTGGCTGAAGAAGGTTGGGTCGCTGTTCATACCGTTATTTCTGAAGATGATTTTTGGGGTAAAATCAACAAATTAAAATCTGCAGGAGCACAAGGTATTGTGGTGATGCCGATTGAAAAAATTATTATGTAA
- a CDS encoding Gfo/Idh/MocA family oxidoreductase, with amino-acid sequence MKTKIKILVVGCGNMGASHARAYHELEGFEIVGLVSRGNSKTILNATLQSSYAEFDDYEQALSLTKPDAVCIATYPDTHESYAIKAFQSGAHVFIEKPLADTVLGAQNVISAASKYNKKLVVGYILRYHPSWEKFIDISRSLGTPLVMRMNLNQQSHGFMWDVHRNLMESLSPIVDCGVHYIDVMCQMTDAKPIQVSAIGARLSSDIPDGNYNYGQLQLHFDDGSVGWYEAGWGPMVSQTAFFVKDVFGPKGSVSIVPSKAVQEGASDSVEAHTKTESLRVHYADIDKNNEFVKADEWIHLEDEPTHQDLCNREQLFFQKAILENLDLKKQADDALNSLRIAFACDEAVKTKKTIDL; translated from the coding sequence ATGAAGACAAAAATTAAAATCTTAGTTGTTGGCTGTGGTAATATGGGCGCATCTCATGCTCGTGCTTATCATGAATTAGAGGGCTTTGAAATTGTAGGCTTAGTGTCTAGAGGTAATAGTAAAACTATTTTAAATGCAACTCTTCAATCTAGTTATGCAGAATTTGATGATTATGAACAAGCATTAAGTCTCACAAAACCTGATGCTGTTTGTATTGCTACTTATCCGGACACACATGAGTCTTATGCGATTAAAGCTTTTCAGTCTGGTGCTCATGTGTTTATAGAAAAACCGCTAGCAGATACGGTTTTGGGAGCTCAAAATGTTATAAGTGCGGCTTCGAAATACAATAAAAAGCTGGTTGTTGGTTATATCTTACGTTATCATCCTTCCTGGGAAAAATTTATTGACATTAGTCGTAGCTTAGGTACTCCTTTGGTCATGCGGATGAATTTGAATCAACAGAGCCATGGTTTTATGTGGGATGTACACCGTAATTTGATGGAAAGTTTAAGTCCAATTGTGGATTGTGGTGTGCATTATATTGACGTGATGTGTCAGATGACCGACGCCAAGCCGATTCAAGTATCAGCTATTGGCGCAAGATTATCTTCAGATATACCCGATGGAAACTATAATTATGGACAATTGCAATTACACTTTGATGATGGATCTGTGGGTTGGTACGAAGCAGGGTGGGGGCCTATGGTCAGTCAGACTGCTTTTTTTGTCAAAGACGTATTCGGACCTAAGGGATCTGTGTCTATTGTCCCTAGTAAAGCCGTTCAGGAAGGAGCCTCGGATTCTGTAGAAGCTCATACAAAAACAGAATCATTAAGGGTACATTATGCAGATATTGACAAAAACAATGAATTTGTAAAAGCTGATGAATGGATTCATTTAGAGGATGAACCTACCCATCAAGATTTATGCAATCGAGAACAATTGTTTTTTCAAAAAGCGATTTTAGAGAATTTAGACTTAAAGAAACAGGCTGACGATGCATTAAATAGTTTGCGTATTGCTTTTGCTTGTGATGAAGCCGTTAAAACAAAAAAGACAATTGATTTATAA
- a CDS encoding 7-carboxy-7-deazaguanine synthase QueE, which translates to MSHQVPEDGTLLPLMEEFYTIQGEGFHTGKAAYFIRLGGCDVGCHWCDVKESWDANLHPLTAADLIIENAKQYPAKTVVVTGGEPLIYNLDYLTKGLHEAGIQTFIETSGAYPLSGEWDWICLSPKKFKAPRKDVLDAAGELKVIVFNKSDFTWAEEHAQLVNSACKLYLQPEWSKYPEMTPLIIDHVKENPKWNISLQTHKYLNIP; encoded by the coding sequence ATGTCACATCAAGTTCCAGAAGACGGCACTTTACTTCCGTTGATGGAAGAGTTCTATACAATTCAGGGAGAAGGATTTCACACAGGAAAAGCTGCATACTTTATTCGATTAGGGGGTTGTGATGTAGGTTGTCATTGGTGCGATGTCAAAGAAAGCTGGGACGCTAATTTGCACCCACTTACTGCTGCAGATCTGATTATTGAAAACGCAAAACAATATCCAGCAAAAACAGTCGTGGTCACAGGAGGTGAACCTTTAATATACAATTTGGATTACCTAACAAAAGGACTACATGAGGCTGGTATTCAAACTTTTATCGAAACATCTGGAGCCTATCCATTAAGTGGTGAATGGGATTGGATCTGCTTATCACCTAAGAAATTCAAGGCACCACGTAAAGATGTCCTTGATGCAGCAGGGGAATTAAAAGTCATTGTTTTTAATAAAAGTGATTTCACTTGGGCCGAAGAGCATGCGCAACTCGTAAATAGCGCGTGCAAACTATATTTACAGCCAGAATGGTCAAAGTATCCGGAAATGACCCCATTGATTATTGACCACGTCAAAGAAAATCCAAAATGGAATATTTCTCTTCAGACCCATAAATATCTGAACATTCCTTAA